The following proteins are co-located in the Nomia melanderi isolate GNS246 chromosome 1, iyNomMela1, whole genome shotgun sequence genome:
- the LOC116429511 gene encoding uncharacterized protein LOC116429511, producing MTSQCAEDDEDSSSIDSTDQSEPEIEEDEPNYRDIRMNKNEDNFNVSLRLSKFFEDVEKSRKYSLPATGNDIRDGIRFEEKMYRVIPIKLDEKIPELRKLINSN from the exons ATGACGAGCCAATGCGCAGAAG ACGATGAGGATTCAAGTTCCATCGACAGCACCGATCAATCGGAGCCAGAGATCGAAGAGGATGAGCCGAATTATCGTGATATCAGGATGAACAAAAACGAGGACAATTTCAACGTTAGTTTACGTTTAAGTAAGTTCTTCGAAGACGTCGAGAAGTCGAGGAAGTATTCGCTGCCAGCTACAGGCAACGATATTCGAGATGGGATTCGGTTCGAAGAAAAGATGTACAGGGTGATCCCGATAAAACTGGACGAAAAGATACCCGAATTGAGGAAGCTGATCAACTCAAACTAG